A window of Plasmodium brasilianum strain Bolivian I chromosome 8, whole genome shotgun sequence contains these coding sequences:
- a CDS encoding thioredoxin-like protein gives MLTSGKNNQKKKYTLDSTLNIKNLKYHKDYLYVNTKNDFVLYVYAKWDADSNNLITVFREVARILTENEIKLDFYIFNIDNSKDLCNFLNICSLPVMLYVSSVHKKKYNSLLFKVLNSNKDVKISNAFRYNGDMYCYDYIVEWVEAHYYFTKASNILKNHESIKPSKRRIRTHDKHNLSNFIDFSFVSKNEATDKSEQHTEKENKEDKEKKHDKEKHSDDDKNDGKEKHNDKEKEKGSDKVKNSDKEKNDNKKKVNKDNMEEEDDMEEDEEDEEDEDNLKANSKKKEKKKDDETKGNKKKTKGNDDEEENMDEDDEDENEDEEEEEDEEVKKKPKKKENDKKEKENEKNHNDYKKEIKAHNELHEDNDGDYHEVPLKDGNKKDNVNHSQEITNDNHNKNHEAGDKKNQKKDNKEGNTHDAHSSLEEKHIIPNINNNDQKNSVAPNIPNVTQNIIPPLYSNIPKREGIIVPHENTKTNDDILIPNDVKEEFMKLLRKVVYINSKGNLHKEENFHFDGAHTKNPRGNPEQQNNLHSENGVHKNSYFFSRVLDHFKKYIIYYILCFIVFSAFALVMQCSDVSNEKKKKYTKKDRSKIKNYRRDIES, from the exons atgttaacatcaggaaaaaataatcaaaagaaaaaatatacgttAGATAGtacattaaatattaaaaatttaaaatatcacaaagattatttatatgtaaacacAAAGAACGATTTCGTTCTTTATGTATATGCCAAATGGGATGCTGACTCAAA taATTTGATAACTGTTTTCAGAGAAGTAGCAAGAATATTAACggaaaacgaaataaaattagatttttatatttttaacattgaTAATTCTAAGGATTTGTGTAATTTCTTAAACATTTGTTCTTTGCCCGTAATGCTGTATGTCTCGTcagttcataaaaaaaaatataactccTTACTTTTCAAAGTTCTGAACTCAAATAAGGACGTGAAAATAAGTAACGCCTTCAG ATATAATGGCGACATGTATTGCTACGATTACATAGTGGAATGGGTAGAGGCACATTACTATTTTACAAAAGCC AGTAACATACTTAAAAATCATGAGTCCATAAAACCATCAAAGAGAAGGATACGCACGCATGATAAGCACAATTTAAGCAATTTTATag atttttcatttgtttcaAAAAATGAGGCAACTGATAAATCAGAACAACAcacagaaaaagaaaataaagaagataaggaaaaaaaacatgaCAAGGAAAAACATAGTGATGACGATAAAAACGACGGTAAGGAAAAACATAacgataaagaaaaagaaaaaggcaGTGATAAGGTAAAAAACAgtgataaagaaaaaaatgataataaaaaaaaagtcaatAAAGATAACATGGAAGAAGAGGATGATATGgaagaagatgaagaagatgaagaagacgaagataatttaaaagctaattcaaaaaaaaaagaaaagaaaaaggatgatgaaacaaaaggaaataaaaaaaagaccAAAGGGAATGATGATGAAGAGGAGAATATGGACGAAGATGATGAAGACGAGAATGAAGATGAAGAGGAGGAGGAGGATGAagaagtaaagaaaaaaccaaagaaaaaagaaaatgacaagaaggaaaaagaaaatgaaaaaaatcataatgattataaaaaagaaataaaagctCATAATGAACTTCACGAAGATAATGATGGGGATTACCATGAAGTACCCCTTAAAGACGGCAACAAAAAAGATAATGTAAATCATAGCCAAGAAATTACCAATgataatcataataaaaatcatgAAGCAGGtgacaaaaaaaatcaaaaaaaagataataaagaAGGTAATACTCATGATGCTCATAGTTCCCTTGAAGAAAAGCATATCATaccaaatataaataataacgaCCAAAAAAATTCAGTTGCTCCCAATATACCTAATGTaacacaaaatataattccaCCCTTATATAGCAATATACCGAAAAGAGAGGGAATAATCGTTCCTCACGAAAATAC AAAAACAAATGATGATATATTAATCCCTAATGATGTTAAAGAGGAATTCATGAAATTGTTGAGAAAGGTTGTCTATATTAATAGTAAAGGTAATTTacataaagaagaaaattttcattttgatgGAGCTCATACAAAAAACCCTCGTGGAAATCCTGAACAGCAGAATAATTTACATTCTGAGAATGGGGTGCACAagaattcatatttttttagtagAGTACTTgatcattttaaaaaatacataatatactacatattatgttttatcgTTTTTTCTGCTTTTGCATTGGTTATGCAATGTTCAGATGTAagcaatgaaaaaaaaaaaaaatatacgaaaaaagatagaagtaaaattaaaaattacagGAGAGATATTGAAAGCTGA
- a CDS encoding translation initiation factor eIF-2B subunit delta — MEDKSYLMFAKRKKKRVNGKINKEKLKKSFLKNEKYVRVSTLNRNISKKTFLHTLFKSFIKPYNEKNTAFYSILCIINNIYKCHYFTKHRCLICKPLHERTLKSQEDNVTYNSSDGDDNYLFPYNIYYNLKKINLIESGKTKNNSNNNKYQVIDKSNDISLSHNVTGKLIQKNEKECGFEKNTEEIEKEKKKVLTEENKNKEGENEERDIIYQERKNIVLSESVKLNALNNKTKLNVNIIKKNITINETQVSNTCPVQNFLNTRINLTNVQQYHFLSHDKINYVDLYNFDIFDKINIYDKILLDLNQNEIHPNVLRTGIFFNKYINTTHNHRNVDLLVALKSFIKDYTLPPYEPINRHMKVVIDKEINYIIMCKKHSISMGEVIRWFKNMISEHIGKSILEETKVIITNNINNYIRTKIVIPSIIISNYVSENIIHDSDILLIYTFDYDIYLSIVKARKKGKNFEIILVDSEPYKNSYNIKLYTKLGIPVTYTLISGLFYNIKRCTKVLLGIDAIIHNSVYGYVGTSIICMMSNINNIYVYIVCETYKISNKIIIDSFSLNNINNNLDIYDYIYMHHYHHATPHKCASQRDKQEDHGLMFSKKLNTFIESYADIKSNSVLFSKNGVENRSSCYSSSGNRCSNNSSSVCGKPIITYCVSQLKRANSSQNGSKFTSTQKKEQTVTCEDQPTEKFQGNEMNIGYEKNTEQYSSNSCYSLHIKTSTEHESSNNVLKSVSTVEEKNTSFFMNSYKEEKRENSILKDGLYEKLNIYKMNEEESNIEEKKGNTFSLSHIKEVSNNSSSIISTKGILKQPISVFRDIKNESTNISITYKQSCANLLNDDNKNVNKNNKVFSNLKSDKNYCEKSKYSLNFRNSININTMPNNLNKRTEYNKLEEDKICCNNICNSICNSIGHMNIKNVCTDNYIETNLFSSVLSHINKINSNTDKSFYVANICNDVTPLKYISYIVTEVGVYTNENKNALNVFMQNNI, encoded by the coding sequence atggaagataAATCTTATTTAATGTTTgctaaaagaaaaaaaaaaagagttaatgggaaaattaataaagagaaattgaagaaaagttttttaaaaaatgaaaaatatgtgaGAGTTTCAACattaaatagaaatattagtAAGAAAACATTCTTACACACATTATTTAAAAGCTTTATTAAACCatacaatgaaaaaaatacagcattttattccattttatgcattattaataatatttataaatgtcaTTACTTTACTAAACACCGCTGTTTGATATGCAAACCATTACATGAAAGGACATTGAAATCGCAAGAAGATAATGTAACTTACAACAGCAGTGATGGAGATGATAATTATCTTTTcccatataatatatattataacttgaagaaaataaatttaattgaaTCAGGTaagacaaaaaataattcaaataataataaatatcaaGTTATTGACAAATCCAATGATATTTCATTGAGTCATAATGTAACAGGTAAATtgatacaaaaaaatgaaaaggaatgTGGATTTGAGAAAAATACGgaagaaattgaaaaagagaagaaaaaagtgttaacagaagaaaataaaaataaagagggagaaaatgaagaacgagatataatatatcaggaaagaaaaaatattgtattatcTGAATctgtaaaattaaatgcattaaataataaaacaaaattaaatgtaaatattataaagaagAATATAACAATTAATGAAACACAGGTATCTAACACCTGCCCTGttcagaattttttaaatacaagAATAAATTTGACAAATGTGCAgcaatatcattttttatctcatgataaaataaattatgtagatttatataattttgatatatttgataaaataaatatatatgataaaatattattagacTTGAATCAAAATGAAATTCATCCAAATGTATTAAGAAcaggtatattttttaacaaatatattaatactacTCATAACCATAGGAATGTTGATTTGTTAGTTGCATTAAAATCATTTATAAAGGATTATACATTGCCCCCATATGAACCGATAAATAGACATATGAAGGTTGTAAtagataaagaaataaattatattattatgtgtaAAAAACATAGTATTAGCATGGGAGAAGTGATTAGAtggtttaaaaatatgataagtGAACATATAGGTAAAAGTATACTAGAAGAAACGAAAGTAATAATTacgaataatattaataattatataagaacGAAAATAGTAATTCCTTCAATAATTATATCAAATTATGTGTcggaaaatataattcatgatagtgatattttattaatatatacttttgaTTATGACATATATTTATCCATTGTAAAAgcaaggaaaaaaggaaaaaattttgaaatcaTATTAGTTGATTCAGAACCATATAAAAactcatataatataaaattatatacaaaattaggTATACCAGTTACTTATACATTAATTAGTGGTctcttttataatataaagagaTGTACAAAGGTATTACTAGGTATTGACgcaattatacataatagtGTATATGGCTATGTAGGAACaagtattatatgtatgatgtcaaatataaacaatatatatgtttatattgtttgtgaaacatataaaataagtaacaaaattattattgataGTTTTAgtttgaataatataaataacaatttagatatatatgattatatatatatgcatcaCTATCATCATGCTACTCCTCACAAGTGTGCATCACAAAGGGATAAACAAGAGGATCATGGATTAATgtttagtaaaaaattaaatacctTCATAGAATCGTATGCAGATATTAAATCAAATAGTGTTTTATTCAGTAAAAACGGCGTTGAAAATAGAAGCAGTTGTTATAGTAGCAGTGGTAATAGatgtagtaataatagtagtagtgtCTGTGGTAAACCCATCATTACTTATTGTGTTTCACAGCTAAAAAGAGCTAATTCTTCACAAAATGGAAGTAAATTTACCTCTACTCAGAAGAAAGAGCAAACTGTAACATGTGAAGATCAACCGACAGAAAAATTTCAAGGAAACGAAATGAACATTGGTTATGAAAAGAATACAGAACAATACAGTAGCAATTCTTGTTATTCTCTTCATATTAAAACAAGCACAGAACATGAATCGAGTAATAATGTACTAAAAAGTGTGAGCACTgtagaggaaaaaaatacttccttttttatgaatagttacaaggaggaaaaaagggaaaattcTATTTTAAAGGACGGtctttatgaaaaattaaatatttataaaatgaacGAAGAAGAAAGTAacatagaagaaaaaaaaggaaatacgTTTTCTTTGAGTCATATTAAAGAAgtaagtaataatagtagcagTATCATTTCAACAAAAGGTATACTAAAGCAACCAATAAGTGTATTCCGcgatattaaaaatgagaGTACAAATATTTCCATAACTTATAAACAAAGTTGTGCAAATCTtttaaatgatgataataaaaatgttaataaaaataataaagtattttctaatttaaagagtgataaaaattattgtgaAAAGAGTAAGTACTCTTTAAATTTTAGAAatagtattaatattaatactatGCCAAATAATTTGAACAAACGAacagaatataataaactcgaagaagataaaatttgttgtaataatatttgcaATTCCATTTGTAATTCCATTGGTcatatgaacataaaaaatgtttgcaCAGATAACTATATTGAAACGAATCTTTTTAGCTCTGTTTTATcacacataaataaaattaattcaaaCACTGACAAGTCTTTTTATGTTGCTAATATATGTAACGATGTAACCCCTCTCAAATATATCAGTTATATTGTTACCGAGGTGGgtgtatatacaaatgaaaataaaaacgcTTTAAACGTTTTTATGCAAAATAAtatctaa
- a CDS encoding GDP-L-fucose synthase yields MKRICLVTGGSGLLGNSLREVIKSENVDFTENESEIIINSNDNKIIKKYIFLSSNVCDLTNFDDTENFLKKNEFTDIIHFAAHVGGLYANINNNLQFLVNNLEINLNVIKLCHKYSITRGIFTLSTCIFPEKCNLPLIEENMHEGRCHLSNEGYSVSKRVLEILVRFYREKYNYEWICIIPTNIYGKYDNFNLDNSHVIPSIIHKMYLAKENNTNVKLMGDGTAVRQFIYNRDVNNILYYILNTNYSKNLTIIKDNIFNIILSTNIPSNELTVKELADKIKCYLGFNNEILFDKTKDNGIHKKTSSNGKLMKILDKSFSFTDINEGLKETIDWFIREYENIRK; encoded by the exons atgaaaagaATTTGTCTAGTAACTGGTGGATCTGGTTTATTAGGAAATAGTCTACGAGAGGTGATTAAAAGTGAAAATGTCGATTTCACAGAAAATGAAAgtgaaataattataaattcaaatgataacaaaataattaaaaaatatatatttttaagttctAATGTATGTGATTTAACAAATTTCGATGATactgaaaattttttaaaaaaaaatgaatttactGACATAATACATTTTGCGGCACATGTGGGTGGTCTATACgctaacataaataataatttgcaGTTTTTGGTTAATAATTTAGAgattaatttaaatgtaattaaGCTGTGCCACAAGTATTcg ATTACTAGAggtatatttactttatctACTTGTATTTTTCCGGAAAAGTGTAATTTACCTTTAATTGAAGAGAATATGCACGAAGGACGATGCCATTTAAGTAATGAAGGTTATAGTGTATCGAAAAGAGTTTTAGAAATTTTGGTCAGGTTTTATagggaaaaatataactatgAATGGATATGTATAATACCCACAAACATATATGGTAAATATGATAACTTTAATTTGGATAATTCTCATGTAATTCCGTCTATTATCCATAAAATGTACTTAGCTAAAG agAATAACACAAACGTAAAACTTATGGGTGATGGAACAGCTGTCAGgcaatttatttataatagagatgtaaataatatattatattatatcctGAACActaattattcaaaaaatttaacaattattaaagataatatttttaatattatattatccaCTAACATTCCTTCGAATG AATTAACCGTTAAAGAATTAGCTgacaaaattaaatgttaCTTAGGATTTAACAATGAAATAttg TTTGACAAAACAAAAGACAATGGAATTCACAAGAAG ACATCAAGTAACggaaaattaatgaaaatattagaCAAATCCTTTTCATTTACTGATATTAATGAAG GTTTAAAAGAAACTATTGATTGGTTCATTAGAGAATAcgaaaatataagaaaatga